A segment of the Ammospiza caudacuta isolate bAmmCau1 chromosome 2, bAmmCau1.pri, whole genome shotgun sequence genome:
GCCTGCCTCTACTTCGCGCTGTCGGCGCGCCTGGGGCTGGGCGCCGACCCCTGGGTGTGCCCCAGCTCCCCGCGGCTGCTGCGCCGCTACCTGCACAGCTTCTACATCTCCACGCTGGTGCTGGCCATGGTGGGCGACACGCCGCCGGCGCAGCGCGAGGAggagctcctcttcctcaccgCCGGCTTCCTCCTGGCCGTGCTGGGCTTCGCCACCATCACCGGCAGCATCAGCACCGTCATCGTCAACCTGAGCTCGGCCGGCAGCGCGCTGTACCCCGCGGCGGGCCCGGTGCGGCGGTACCTGCGGGCgcggggcgcgggcgggcggctGGCGGCGCGGGTGGCGCGCTGGCACCAGCACCTGCGGGCGCAGCGCAAGCCGCCGGCCGAGTGGCGGGTGCTGCGGCACCTGCCGCGGGGGCTGCGCGCCGAGGTGGCGGCCAGCGTGCACCTGGCGGCCCTGCGGCGAGTGGGGCTGTTCCGCGGCTGGGAGCGCGGCGTGCTGCGGCAGCTGGTGCTGCGCCTGCGGCCGCAGGTCTTCGGGCCCGGCGAGTTCGTGTGCCGGCGCGGGGACGTGGGCCGAGAGATGTACTTCATCCGCGAGGGCCGCCTGGCCGTGCTGGCCGCCGACGGCGTCACGCAGCTGGCCGTGCTGGGCGCGGGGCTCTACTTCGGCGAGATCAGCCTCATCAACATCAAGGGTGAGCCCCGCGCCGCGCCCCGGCGCCCTGCCCGGTGCGCTGCCCTCGGCTCACGGCCCCCGCCCCGCAGGCAACGTGGCCGGGAACCGGCGCACGGCCAACATCCTGAGCATCGGCTACTCGGACCTCTTCTGCCTGGGCAAGGAGGACCTGGCGGAGGTGCTGGCCGAGTTCCCCAGCGCCCGCGCCGCCATGGAGGCCAAGGgccgggagctgctgctccgCATGGGCCAGTTGGACACCGGGGCCGAGGCGGCGGCGCTGGCGGCCGAGGCCGAGGCGGAGCGGCGGCTGCGGGGGTTGGAGACGgccctggaggggctccagACGCGGGCGGCgcggctgctggcacagctggaggccaGTGCCCTGCGCATGGCCCTGCGCGTCCGGCGCCTCGAGGGACGGCTGCAGCTGCGGGACGGAGCGGGGCGGGACAGGGCAGGGCGGGACAGAGCGGGGAGGGAGAGAGCGGGGAGGGAGAGAGCCGTGCGGGATGGAGCCGTGCGGGATGGAGCCGTGCGGGACAGGGCGGTGCGGGACGGAGCCGTGCGGGATGGAGCCGTGCGGGATAGAGCGGTGCGGGCAGACGGGACAGCAGGAACGGCCTCACCGCAGCAGCCTCCCGGCCCACAGGGTCCTACCGGGGGACAGGCTCCCCCCAGAGTGCAGGATCCAACCGAGGCACGGGATGTCCTCAGGGCACACGGTCCCCCCAGGGCACCGGGTCCCTCCGAGGTGCGGGGtgcccccagggcacaggagccagACTCCGCAGGAGGACAGGGTCGTACTGGGATGCAGGGCCCCTCCAaggcacagggtgcccacagGGCACAGGGTCCCAGTGACGTGCCAGGTGCTCCCAAAGCACACGGTACCCCCACGGTGCAGGGGCCCCACAGGGCACGGGGTCGCATTGGGGCACGAGGTCCCCGTGGCATGTATGGCCCTGGGGAGGCACAGGCTCCCCTCAGGgcgcaggggctgcccagggcacggAGGCAGATCGGGACGCGAGGCCCCAGTGCCATGTACGGTCCCGGCAGGGCACAGGCTCTGCGCAGGGCCCGGGGTCCCTCCGGGGCACAGAGATCCACAGGGGCACAGGATGTCCCCGGGGCTCAGGGGGTCCCACGAGGGGCGGGGCTGCCGCGGGACTGAGGGGTGACCGGAGGGGGACACAGCAGCGACCGCTGGTGTGGGTGACACCGGCAGCTGCTCTTGCAGGACCGGGAGAGGAAGGAGCCGGGACGGGGACGGGGCCGGGTCAGGGTCACGGAGTCTCGGGGCCGTGAGCAGCTCGGGatccccggccccgccgcccgtcCCGGGGCAGCAGGGGGAAGCGGTGACCGACCCGCGGTGGCGGCCGCCGCCCGGTGCCTCAGGAGCGCTCCCCGCGAGCCGCCCGAGCCCCCCGAGCCGCCCGGGACTGGGCTACAGCCCGGTACCCCCCgagccccgctcccggcgctCTCCACCGCCCCGCCCGTCCCCCCCGCCCCGGGCTCGCCCCGATCCCGCCtcccccgcgccccccggcACCCCCCGGgctccccccgccgccgccgccgccccccgcccccggcccgccccgcgccgGGCGCCGCCCCCGCTTATCCAGCGGCGGCTCGGAGCGGATCGGAGCCTCGTCCCCGCCGGAGCCTCCCGGTGCCCGCTCCTTCCCGGTGCCTCCTGCCGGAGGAGGGGCCGGGGCAGGCGGGGGGAGCCCCGCCATGGACCCCCGGCCCCTCAACGAGTCGCTACAGGAGATGCTCTGCCGCTCCGGGAACGGCACCGGGAACGGacccggcaccggcaccggcaaCGGGACCAACGGCTCGGTCTGCGACCTCCTCCGCAGGGGCCTCCGCGGGCCCCCGGCGCCCAGAGGTGAGAGCGGGGCGGGGGGAAGGAGCGGGATGGACCCGGGAAGGGACCCCCCACCCCCGTTCGTGCCCGGCCctgcgccccccgcccgccggtACCATCCCGCTCCGTCCCGCCGTGCTGCCCCGGTGCTCACCGCCCTGTGCTCCGGTTCCCCCGCTGCCCGAACGGAGCCGCCCCGTGCCCGCCGTGCCCCTCCTCAGCCGGCACCATCGTCCCGACCCCCGCGGGCTcggcggccccggcgctgcccgcggtTCCGATGCGGATCCCGGCGCTGCCGGGGGAGCGCGCTGGGCTGTGCCGGCGGCAGCGGGAGGGCGGAGGGGACTCGGACAGGGACGCCACGGACACggcagcgcccgccccgcgcccctgccccgctgccGGGCCAGGACTCCAGCGGACCCTGGGCTGGGACCACCGAGCCCACCCCTGCTCGGTGCCACTCCGCGCTCCGGGCAGGACGTGCCCGGTCCCCGCGCCCGGCACCGAGGCGGAGGGTGGGCAGGATGGGGCACCCATCTGCATGGGGGTCCCTCACCCTCGGGGAACTGAGGCGAGGGGCGGGGGGCTCACCCCGAATCCCGGCGGCCGCCACACGCGGGGAAACGATGCTCTCATCTGATGGGTGTGCGCCGAGCCCGCGCCGGAGCCCCGGTGTCCCGATGCCCGGGCCTGTACTGGGGCCCCTTTGGGGTGCCCTCGCAGCGTGTCTGGGCTGCCCTcggggtgccatgggggtgtCTCGGTGGTGGCCTCGGGAGTGCTTTCACAGTGCCTCTAGGTGCCACCCGGGTGCCCTCGCGGTGCCCCGGGTGCCAGCGCAGCGCCGTGCCCGCAGATCTGGACGTGGCGGTGCGCGTGGTGCTCTACGTGCTGATCTTCGTGCTGAGCGTCGGGGGCAACGCGCTGGTGGTGGCCGTGCTGGCGCTGAACCGGCGGCTGCGCACGGTCACCAACTgcttcctgctgtccctggccctGAGCGACCTGCTGCTGGCGCTGTGCTGCATGCCCTTCACCCTGCTGCCCGGCCTCATGGGCGCCTTCATCTTCGGCGACGTCGTCTGCAAGCTCGTGGCCTACCTCATGGGtagggggggacacggggggctTGTCCCCTCCCATGGGTGGGGCACAGTGGGGGTTTGTCCCCTCTCGTGGGTAGGGTGGGACACGGGGGGCTTGTCCCCTTTCATGGGCGGGGCACAGTGGGGGCTTGTTCCCCCCTGTTGGTTGGGCATACGGGGCTTGTCCCCTCTTCCGGGTGGGACACGGGGGTTTGTCCCCTCCCATGGGTGGGGCACACGGAGGCTTGTCCCCTCTGCTGGGTGGGACACAGTGGGGCTCGTCACCTCCCATGGGTGGGACATGCAGGGTTTGTCCCCTCTCATGGGTGGGACACACCGGGGCTTGTCCCCTGTCATGGGTGGGGCACACGGAGACGCGTCCCCTCTCCTGGATGGAGCACGCGGGGTTTGTCCCCTCTCCTGGGCGGGGTGGGGCACACAGGGGGGCCTCATCCCCGCCTTGCCGGTACCGGGGGCGCAGGGAGGGGGCTCGTCCCTCTCCGTGGATCCCTGGGGGTCATGCCCAGCCCTGGGCGCACGGAGCCCAgctcagggggctcaggggagcTGGGGGCCTGCAGGGTCACGCCGCGCCCGCCGACACGCCCCGCTGCCCGCAGGGGTCTCGGTGGCCGTGTCCACCTTCAGCCTGGTGGCCATCGCCATCGAGCGCTACAGTGCCATCTGCAACCCGCTGCAGTCCCGCGCCTGGCAGACGCGGTCCCACGCGTGCCGCGTCATCGCGGGCACCTGGGCGCTGGCGGCGCTGCTGATGCTGCCCTACGCCGTGTACAGCAGCACCCGgcccgccgcgccgcgcccgccgcccgcgcAGTGCACGCACCACTGGCCCAGCGAGCGCGTCCGGCAGCTCTGGTGAGTCCGGGCACCGGGGGGGACGGGCCCGGGGGGACGCCCGCTGACCGGGGCCGCCCGTCCCAGGTACGTGCTGCTGCTCCTCGTGCTCTTCTTCATCCCGGGCGTGGTGATGACGGTGGCGTACGGGCTCATCTCCCGCGAGCTCTACCGGGGCATCCGCTTCGAGCTGGACGTCAAGAGGGACGTGGCAGGTGAGGGGTGGGGCGGGGGTGACACTGCGGGTGACATTTGGCGTggctcctgtgtgggcagagtGCCCAcgccagcagcagaggcagggctgagccctcagccctgctcccacagcgGTGTGCTCCTCTGGGACATCCCCGTTCCCGGGGACCTCCTGGTGGTCTGGGGGTGCAGCGTGTCCCCGTGGCCATTTCCGTGTCCCCGTGGCGCCATGGCCATTTCCATGTCCCCTGCACCCATCCCATCCTCCTGGAGGACGCTCCCGGCAGTGTTGGGGTGCAGCGTGTCCCTATGACCATTTCCGTGCGCCCTGCACCCATCCCCTGCTCCCGGAGGACGCTCCCACGGTGCTGGGGTGCAGCGTGTCCCCATGGCACCACGGCCatttctgtgtccctgcagtgccacggccatttctgtgtccctgcagtgccatggCCATTTCCATGTGCcctccaccccatcccatcctcctGGAGGACGCTCCCGGCAGTGTTGGGGTGCAGCGTGTCCCCATGGCCATTTCCATGTCCCCTGCTCCTGGAGGTCACTCCCGCGGTGCTGGGGTGCAGCGTGTCCCCATCGTGCCATGGCCATTTCCgtgtgccctgctcctggaggaTGCTCCCCGCGGTGTCGGGGTGCAGCGTGTCCCCATGGTGCCATTTCCGTGTCCCCTGCACCCATCCCGTGCCCTTGGAGGACCCTCCCACGGTGCTGGGGTGCAGCGTGTCCCCACGGCCATTTCCATGTCCCCTGCTCCCGGAGGACGCCCCCGAGGTGTCGGGCTGCAgcgtgtccctgcagtgccgTGGCCATGACCAAGCCTCCTCGCTCCACAGCCCAGCGCGGCTCCGGGGCGGACCCTGCGCCCAGCTGCGACGAGGGTGACGGCTGCTACCTGCAGCTGTCCCGGCCGGGCGCGGCGCTGGAGCTGCGGGCGCTGGGAGCGGCCGCGCAGCAGGACCGGGCCCGCATCAACAGCTCGGGGGCGCAGCTGGCGGCCAAGCGGCGGGTGATCCGCATGCTGGTGGTCATCGTGGCCATGTTCTTCCTCTGCTGGCTGCCCATCTTCGCCGCCAACACCTGGCGCGCCTTCTCCCCGCGGGCGGCGCAGCGGGCGCTCTCGGGCACGCCCATCGCCTTCATCCACCTGCTCTCCTACACCTCGGCCTGCGCCAACCCGCTCATCTACTGCTTCATGAACCGCCGCTTCCGAAAGGCCTTCGGGGCCACCTGCGCGGGCTGGGGCTGCCGCCGCGCctgcccccgccgcccgcccgaGGACGAGCCGCCCATGGCCAGCGCCTCGCTCTCCAAGTTCAGCTACACCACCGTCAGCAGCCTGGGGCCGCCCTGAGCCGCCCCCCGAGCTGGaacccccgagccccccaacGCCGGTGCCTGGGCCCCTGTGAGCGGGACCCCAACGAGCCCCACGGCCAACTCCTCTCTCGCCAAGCTCAGCTACCCATCCTCAGCAGCCTGGGACCCCCGAGCTAGCCCCCTTAGGCCCCCAACACCAGTGCCTGTTCCCCCCAGCTGGACACCCCCAGCAGGACCCCCCGAGCATGAACGCTGCCCTGCCGACACCCCGTGCCCCCCGGTGCACCCCCAgccgcccgcccgccctccCGGGAAACGCTTGCCCGGCACCCCCGGCTCCATCCCAGCGGCCCCGAGCCCCGGCGGGGTGGGAGCGAAGGGCGGCGGGAGgagccccggggccgggcagggggaggctcagggagggcacccagtccagcccagcccggggTCTCCCCGCGCTGCTCCCCGGCTACGGCCGCAATAAACTGACCCCGAGCCCAGCTGCGCCGCTGCTCCCAGCGCTCCTGCCCGCCGGCACGGAGCCTCCGCGGGGCAGAACCGGGCGGGAGGGGGGGCTCGGCGCCACGCGAGGCTCGGGGGCTGCGGGCTGGGACCCTCCGCTGCGGGAACTGCTGAGCCCGGCGGCAGCTGGGGATGGGACGACCGGGCCCGGTGCACCCAGCGTCGccccggggcgggggggggTGACCGTACACAGGGGAGGGGACCCCGGGAAGCGCCACCAGCCCCAGGACTCCATCTCCCACCGTGCCCCGCGCGCCTTGCGTAGCCCGGCTTCCTCATTTGCATACGGTTCCCGCCCCGAGTGGCCGCGCCCCCTGGAGGCCACGCCCCCGTCGTTTTCAGCCGTGGCGCCGGGGGCGGGCCCTGCCCCGACCCATGCGTCCTTGCCACGCCCCCTCATCCATAAATGGCGTAGCTCGGCCCCGCCCCCTagccggccccgcccctccctcGGCCATGGCGGCCGGGGCTCGGGCCCCGCTGGCCCCGCGGCCAAGGCTGACCCCGCGCCCGCCGTGCCCACCGGGGCCCCCGCGGCCACAGCTGACACCGCGCCCAGCGCTGCCACCgctggccctggccctggccctggccctgctggcgCTGCCGGTGTCGGCGGGGTcgccgcccggccccggggagcagctggcggcggcggcgccgcgctGGGGCTGGCGGAACGTGTCGTGCCCGGCCTGCCGGGTGCTCTTCGGGGCGCTGGACCTGGCGCTGCAGGTGGGCACGGGGCGTCGGGGAGTGCCGGGACACGGGGGCAGCGGGGAacaccggggggacaccgggCTAGGCACGGGGATAGGTGGgcaccgggacaccgggacgGGAAGAGCGGGGGCGACAGGAAcgggggcagaggggacaggacagcggggacagggcgggacgggacagggacaggccgGGCCAGTCCCTCGTGacgggccggggccgggacaGGCCAGGACAGGTCGGGGCTTGTGACAGACACGGGACcggctgggaatggggacagggacgggcGGGGACGGGCGAGTGACGGGCTGGGACGGCTGGAAGAGCAGCGGGGACGGGCGGGGTCATGCCGGCGGCTCCGCTCGGGGGAACGGGGACGGGCtggggcaggaacaggaacCGGGGCAGAACAGGAACCgggacaggaacaggaacagcaaCCGGGATAGGAACCTGAACCGGGACAGGAACAGGCTGGGGCGGGGACGGGAACGGAGGCAGCAGGGCACCGGGCTGGGgaccagaggggctgggggaccctgtgggtcccttctgGCCTCGGGATATCCAGCTGGGTGGATCGGGGTGGCCGGGGGCTGTGGGACAGTGACAGAACCAGGGGTCATCCCGCGGAGCTGCTGGGGACTGCACGGTGATGGCAGCTGGGGTGCCATGCCCCTCCCGGTGGTGCCATGCCCATCCCGGCAGTGCCTGCCCATCCTGGATTTGCCGTGCCCCTCCTGGTGGTGCCGTGCCACTCCCGGGGGTGCCGTGCCCATCCCGGCAGTGCCGTGTCCATCCCATGGGAACCGTGCCCATCCCGGGGGTGCCGTGTCCATCCCATGGGAACTGTGCCCATCCCGGCAGTGCCATGTCCATCCCATGGGAACTGTGCCCATCCCGGCAGTGCCGTGCCCATCTCGGGGGTGCCGTGTCCATCCCGGTGTCCTTTCCCCGCAGCTGGAGCCCAACGTGGCCCGTGTGGGGCGCGTGGCGTCgcggctgtgccaggagctgcggCTGGCGCGGCCGCCCGTGTGCCGCCAGGCCGTGCAGCTCTTCCAGGGCGACGTGGTGGCCGCCTGGGCCCGCTCCGTGCTGCGCCCGCCCGAGGCCTGCGGGCTCCTGCTGGGCCCCCGCTGCGGCCACTGGGACATCCTGGGCGACTGGAACCTGTCGCTGCCCGCCGCGCCCAAGCCGCCGGTACGGCCCCCtgtgccgccgccgcccggaGCGCCCACGGCCCGCATCCTGTTCCTCACGGACCTGCACTGGGACCGGCAGTACGtgccgggcagcgccgccgcctGCCCCGACCCGCTGTGCTGCCGCGGGGCGCCCGCCCAGGGCCCGGGGGCCGCGGGCTTCTGGGGCACCTACGGCAAGTGCGACCTTCCCCTGCACACCATCGACGCGCTGCTGGCCCAGCTGCCCaacggcaccggcaccggcggCTTCGCGGCGGCCTACTGGACCGGGGACATCCCGGCGCACGACGTGTGGCAGCAGAGCCGCGGGGACCAGCTGCGGGCGCTGCGCACGGTGACGGCGCTGCTGCGCGCCCGCCTCGGCCCGCTGCGCGTCTTCCCCGCCGTGGGCAACCACGAGGCCACGCCGGTGAACGCCTTCCCGCCGCCCTACGTGCGCGGCAACCGCTCCGCTGCCTGGCTCTACAATGCCATGGCCGAggcctggcagccctggctgccccccgCCGCCCTGCGCACCCTGCGGTGGGCACGGGAATGGGCATGGGGGATCCCTCTGcccggggatggggatggagatgggggaTCCCTCTGCACGGGGATAGGCATGGGGGATCCCTCTGcccggggatggggatgggggatCCCTCTGCccggggatggagatggagatccctctgcccagggatgggcatGGGGATCCCTCTGcccggggatggggatggggatgggggatccctctgcccagggatgggggatccctctgcccagggatgggcatGGGGATCCCTCTGCCCGGGGATGGGGGGTTTGTGCCTTGGGGGGTGGGAGGGCACGGGAGGGGGTTCTGGGCTACCGGgggcctggggctgtggcaTTTGGGTACCAGGATCAGGGGACACGGCGCAGGGAGGCTCCAGACTGGGGGCTCCGGGCTGTCAGGCATTGTGGGAGCTGCAgtagcacaggctgggggctcagagcaggggaCTCTGGGCACCTGGGGGCTCAGGACTAGCAGGACACGGCGTGGTGTGCATGCTGGGGGGCAGTGGGGGTACCAGGACAGCTGGGCCTGCGTGCAGATGTCTCAGCTTTATGGGGGGAGAGGTGCATGGAGGGGGTCACGGCTGGCTGGGGTACAGAGAGGGCTGTGGGGTAACgggggctccaggctgggggctgTAGGGGGGTGGGCAGTgcaggtggcagagctgggggtccgTGGGATGGGTGCAGGGTCTGTGGCTCAGGGGACTCAGCACTGACCCCCCTTTTCCACGCAGGGCTGGCGGGTTCTACACGGCACAGGTCTGGCCTGGGCTGCGCGTCGTCTCCCTCAACATGAACTTCTGCTCCCAGGCCAACTTCTGGCTTCTCATCAACGCCACTGACCCCGCAGGGCAGCTCCAGTGGCTCATGGGGGTCCTGGCAGATGCTGAGCGTGATGGGGAGAAGGTGtgggggggttctggggggacATAGGGGGTCTTGGTGGGCCCTGGGCaaacccccagccctggctccctgccCACAGGTGCACATCATCGGGCACATCCCACCAGCCCACTGTCTgcgcagctggagctggaactACTACCGCATCATCAGCAGGTCGGTGCCTGACCCCTGCCCAGACCCCTGACATGTGCCCCACACACCAGACCCCCATTCCATGCCCTGGCCTCCATCCCCATGTGCTGGACCCCTGCCCATGTGCCCTTGACCCCCACACCAGACCTCCCACCCCACACGCAGTGGTCCCCCTGCCCTACACAACAGGCCCCTGCCCCACATGCTGAACCTCTGCACCACCCCACACCCCGGGCTCTCTCTCCGTGTTCCATCCCATGCACCAGACTGCCCGGTCCATGTGCCAgacccccagcccctgtgtCCTGGACCCTCACCCTGTGTATCCTggacccccagccctgtgtcttGGACCCCCAGCCTCTGTATCCTGGACCCCCACCCCATGTATCCTGGACCCTCAGCCTCTGTATCCTGGACCCCCACCCCATGTATCCTGGACCCCCACCCCGTGTATCCTGGACCCCCAGCCTGTGTATCCGGGACCCCCAGCCTGTGTATCCGGGACCCCCAGCCCACATGCCGATGGCCAGGGTTGGGGTTCCAGGGTGGGGGTCTGGGGATGCCCCCTGCTCACCCACCCTGGCAGGTTTGAGGGCACCATCGCGGCTCAGTTCTTTGGGCACACGCACCTGGATGAGTTTGAGCTGTTCTACGATGAGGAGACGCTGTCACGTCCTGTGTCCATCGCCTTCGTCGCACCGAGTGTCACCACCTACATCAACCTCAACCCTGGTGCGCCACGAGCCCCCACCATGTGTCTCCCACTGTGTGTCCCCCACTGTGTGTCCCCCGCCATGTGTCCCCCGCCGTGTGTCCCCCACTGTGTGTCCCCCGCCATGTGTCTCCCACTGTGTGTCCCCCACTGTGTGTTCCCCGCCATGTGTCCCCTGCCGTGTGTCCCCCACTGTGTGTCCCCTGCCATGTGTCCCCCACTGTGTGTCCCCCACTGTGTGTTCCCCGCCATGTGTCCCCTGCCGTGTGTCCCCCACTGTGTGTCCCCCACTGTGTGTCCCCCACTGTGTGTCCCCCACTGTGTGTTCCCCGCCATGTGTCCCCTGCCGTGTGTCCCCCACTGTGTGTCCCCTGCCATGTGTCCCCCACTGTGTGTCCCCCACTGTGTGTTCCCCGCCATGTGTCCCCTGCCGTGTGTCCCCCACTGTGTGTCCCCCACTGTGTGTTCCCCGCCATGTGTCCCCTGCCGTGTGTCCCCCACTGTGTGTCCCCCACTGTGTGTCCCCTGCCATGTGTCCCCCACTGTGTGTCTCCCACTGTGTGTCCCCCACTGTGTGTCCCCTGCCATGTGTCCCCCACTGTGTGTCCCCCGCTGTGTGTCCCCTGCCGTGTGTCCCCCGCCATGTGTCCCCCACTGTGTGTCCCCCACTGTGTGTCCCCTGCCGTGTGTCCCCCGCTCCCCGGCGCTGACcgtccctctccctgcagggtACCGCGTGTACGAGGTGGCCGCCTCCTACCCCGGGAGCTCCCACGCGGTGCTGGACCACGAGACCTTCATCCTCAACCTGACGGAGGCCAACGCGGCGCCCCCGGGCACGGCCCCGCGCTGGCGGCGGCTCTACGGCGCCCGCGAGGCCTACGGGCTGCCCGCCGCCTTCCCGGCCGACTGGGACCGGCTGGTGCGGCGCATGCAGGACGACGAGCCGCTCTTCCAGCTCTTCTGGTTCCACCTGCACAAGGGGCACCCGCCCCGCGAGCCCTGCGGCGCGCCCTGCAAGGCCGCCCTGCTCTGCGCCCTGCGCTCCGGCCGCGCCGCCGACCCCGCGCTCTGCCGGCCCCTGCGCCCCGCGCTGCCCTTCCCGCacatccagcagctctggctgcagcgGCGCCTCTGCTGAGCCTCGGCCgcaggtgcagggctgggacacggggacacccaGAGCCTCTGGGACGTGGTGACACTGGGAAACcctgggacacggggacaccg
Coding sequences within it:
- the CCKBR gene encoding gastrin/cholecystokinin type B receptor, with translation MDPRPLNESLQEMLCRSGNGTGNGPGTGTGNGTNGSVCDLLRRGLRGPPAPRDLDVAVRVVLYVLIFVLSVGGNALVVAVLALNRRLRTVTNCFLLSLALSDLLLALCCMPFTLLPGLMGAFIFGDVVCKLVAYLMGVSVAVSTFSLVAIAIERYSAICNPLQSRAWQTRSHACRVIAGTWALAALLMLPYAVYSSTRPAAPRPPPAQCTHHWPSERVRQLWYVLLLLVLFFIPGVVMTVAYGLISRELYRGIRFELDVKRDVAAQRGSGADPAPSCDEGDGCYLQLSRPGAALELRALGAAAQQDRARINSSGAQLAAKRRVIRMLVVIVAMFFLCWLPIFAANTWRAFSPRAAQRALSGTPIAFIHLLSYTSACANPLIYCFMNRRFRKAFGATCAGWGCRRACPRRPPEDEPPMASASLSKFSYTTVSSLGPP
- the SMPD1 gene encoding sphingomyelin phosphodiesterase codes for the protein MAAGARAPLAPRPRLTPRPPCPPGPPRPQLTPRPALPPLALALALALLALPVSAGSPPGPGEQLAAAAPRWGWRNVSCPACRVLFGALDLALQLEPNVARVGRVASRLCQELRLARPPVCRQAVQLFQGDVVAAWARSVLRPPEACGLLLGPRCGHWDILGDWNLSLPAAPKPPVRPPVPPPPGAPTARILFLTDLHWDRQYVPGSAAACPDPLCCRGAPAQGPGAAGFWGTYGKCDLPLHTIDALLAQLPNGTGTGGFAAAYWTGDIPAHDVWQQSRGDQLRALRTVTALLRARLGPLRVFPAVGNHEATPVNAFPPPYVRGNRSAAWLYNAMAEAWQPWLPPAALRTLRAGGFYTAQVWPGLRVVSLNMNFCSQANFWLLINATDPAGQLQWLMGVLADAERDGEKVHIIGHIPPAHCLRSWSWNYYRIISRFEGTIAAQFFGHTHLDEFELFYDEETLSRPVSIAFVAPSVTTYINLNPGYRVYEVAASYPGSSHAVLDHETFILNLTEANAAPPGTAPRWRRLYGAREAYGLPAAFPADWDRLVRRMQDDEPLFQLFWFHLHKGHPPREPCGAPCKAALLCALRSGRAADPALCRPLRPALPFPHIQQLWLQRRLC